In Puntigrus tetrazona isolate hp1 chromosome 22, ASM1883169v1, whole genome shotgun sequence, one genomic interval encodes:
- the abhd14a gene encoding protein ABHD14A — MMNFFRNRLVVLGLVLLATVLLYLLLPSMRQGSMEPSLEVQQRMGLIAASPPPPPPPNSVNITVRTGQLPGDPPLFFREALPVDGAGRQIVPRLQLVLLHGQAFTSKTWEELGTLSLLASNGYQALALDLPGFGNSPDSESVKSDQSRVDLLKRFLESLGVRAPVLLSPSMSGHYALPFLQKHSGQLHGFVPIAPVGTRGITPQQYRDIQTPTLVVYGELDTNLGAQSHKNLIQLPHHTVVKLAGARHACYMDKPREFHRALLDFLSKLE, encoded by the exons ATGATGAATTTCTTCCGCAACCGTCTGGTGGTTTTGGGGCTGGTGCTGCTGGCCACGGTGCTGCTGTATCTCCTGCTGCCGTCCATGCGGCAGGGGAGCATGGAGCCGTCTCTGGAGGTGCAGCAGCGGATGGGGCTGATCGCCGCCTCtcctccgccgccgccgccgccgaaCAGCGTCAACATCACGGTCAGGACCGGACAGCTGCCCGGGGACCCGCCGCTCTTCTTCAGGGAGGCTCTGCCTGTGGACGGCGCTGGGCGACAGATAGTGCCCAG GCTGCAGTTGGTGCTTCTTCATGGTCAGGCCTTCACCTCTAAAACTTGGGAGGAGTTGGGCACCCTCAGCCTGCTGGCGTCAAATGGGTACCAAGCCCTTGCTCTCGACCTGCCCG GTTTTGGGAATTCTCCGGACTCGGAGTCGGTAAAGTCGGATCAGAGCCGCGTAGACCTGCTAAAGCGTTTTCTGGAGTCCCTGGGAGTTCGAGCACCGGTGCTACTGAGCCCATCTATGAGCGGTCATTACGCCCTTCCGTTCCTTCAGAAACACAGCGGCCAGCTGCACGGCTTCGTGCCCATCGCCCCGGTGGGCACCCGCGGGATCACCCCACAGCAGTACCGCGACATCCAG ACTCCCACACTGGTCGTATATGGAGAGCTAGACACCAATCTGGGCGCCCAATCCCATAAGAACCTGATTCAGCTGCCTCATCACACTGTGGTGAAGTTAGCAGGAGCGCGACACGCCTGTTACATGGACAAACCCCGCGAGTTCCACCGCGCTCTGCTCGACTTCCTCAGCAAACTCGAATGA